One region of Rhodothermaceae bacterium genomic DNA includes:
- the alaS gene encoding alanine--tRNA ligase, translated as MATYKSTAQIRAEFLEFFREKGHMIVPSASLVPADDPTLLFINSGMAQFKEIFLGQETRSYVRAADTQKCLRVSGKHNDLEEVGHDTYHHTFFEMLGNWSFGDYFKEEAIDMAWELLVNRWKLPEDRLYATVHKGDVALNLAADEEAATLWRRYLPENQVLYGSTKDNFWMMGETGPCGPCSEIHIDLRPDELRQQIPGHECVNQDLPTVIELWNLVFIQYDAQVNKPSPSKSTSTDTAQSSVNLLPLTARHVDTGMGLERLAAVMQGKISTYDTDAFRELLDQLAELTPVSGIRGYDDIDSALDIDAIRVAMRVVVDHIRGTVVAVADGVVPGNVGRGYVIRRILRRAVRYGYTTLKIKEPFLCRLVPVVIESLAEIFPELRTREKLVTENIRGEERAFLHTLGRGLALFDRVCDYIDGVTSEEEDAFVDQLREDASAQDLLRKAYASTMDRAVPGEMLRRFVSVVKLSRIPGEVAFLLHDTYGFPIDLTQLMARERGRRVDMSRFEELMAEQRHRARSAKSTEAVVQSIGKVDGSHKSEFVGYEQTTLEGARVIASDEDAGVIVLDRSPFYAEKGGQIGDTGTLNFDGEVIQVTDTQIVGSQITHRVDRFPSTLKCPVTAIVDAERRHRIAKHHTATHLMHAALREVLGPGAEQRGSLVAEGHLRFDFNHYERVSVEDLRRVQDRVNEQIQRNIAAEIDPEVPYKEALARGATALFGEKYGDVVRVVTFDPAFSVELCGGTHVQATGEIGLFILQSEGSIATGVRRVEAIAGVDAVDMVTRERTSLEQTRRQFRGLKRPVEESVAELLEANRLLQKEVEKLRHERLSAQLDGVLNSMVTVDDIHLATGQIDDADMDMLRAQGQELRQRLNASSVGILGARDPGGQKAYLVAVVTDDLLSKGVNAGKIAGHFARQIGGGGGGRPELATAGGREPEKLGAVLENAPELIRSVLPASA; from the coding sequence ATGGCGACATACAAAAGCACTGCACAGATTCGAGCGGAATTTTTGGAGTTTTTTCGTGAGAAGGGGCATATGATTGTTCCAAGTGCCTCTCTGGTCCCTGCGGATGATCCTACGCTGCTCTTTATCAACTCAGGAATGGCGCAGTTCAAAGAGATCTTCCTGGGGCAGGAAACGCGGTCGTATGTTCGCGCGGCAGATACCCAAAAGTGTCTGCGGGTATCTGGAAAGCATAATGATCTCGAAGAGGTGGGACATGATACGTACCATCATACTTTCTTCGAAATGCTCGGCAATTGGAGCTTCGGGGATTACTTCAAGGAGGAAGCGATTGACATGGCCTGGGAGCTATTGGTAAACCGCTGGAAACTTCCCGAAGATCGACTGTATGCGACTGTACATAAGGGCGATGTTGCTTTGAACCTTGCTGCGGATGAAGAGGCTGCCACTTTGTGGAGGCGCTATCTCCCCGAGAATCAGGTTTTGTACGGTAGTACGAAAGATAACTTCTGGATGATGGGGGAGACAGGCCCCTGCGGCCCCTGCTCCGAAATCCATATTGATCTGCGTCCTGATGAATTGCGCCAGCAAATTCCCGGGCATGAATGTGTAAACCAAGACCTCCCGACAGTGATTGAGCTGTGGAATCTGGTGTTTATCCAGTATGACGCTCAGGTGAACAAGCCATCGCCCAGCAAGAGTACTTCGACTGACACTGCCCAATCTTCGGTGAATCTGCTCCCATTAACTGCCCGTCATGTAGATACAGGCATGGGTTTAGAGCGTCTTGCGGCGGTGATGCAGGGCAAGATTAGTACCTATGATACGGACGCGTTTAGGGAGCTTTTGGATCAATTGGCTGAATTAACCCCGGTCTCTGGTATCCGAGGTTATGATGATATTGATTCTGCGCTGGACATAGATGCGATCCGAGTGGCAATGCGGGTGGTTGTAGATCATATTCGCGGGACCGTAGTCGCTGTTGCGGATGGGGTCGTCCCCGGGAATGTGGGGCGGGGATATGTGATTCGCAGGATCCTGCGCCGTGCAGTACGCTATGGATACACCACTCTGAAGATCAAGGAGCCATTCCTTTGTCGCTTGGTGCCCGTTGTGATTGAATCTCTTGCGGAGATTTTCCCAGAATTGCGCACTAGAGAGAAGCTTGTCACAGAAAATATTCGCGGGGAAGAGCGTGCATTCTTGCACACACTAGGACGTGGATTGGCACTGTTTGATCGGGTATGCGATTATATAGATGGGGTCACTTCTGAGGAGGAAGACGCGTTCGTAGACCAATTACGGGAAGATGCCTCGGCCCAGGATCTCTTACGGAAAGCCTACGCAAGTACGATGGACAGGGCTGTGCCAGGCGAAATGCTTCGCCGGTTTGTCTCGGTCGTTAAACTGAGCCGTATCCCGGGAGAGGTTGCATTTCTATTGCATGACACCTATGGGTTCCCCATTGATCTGACGCAGCTCATGGCCCGTGAGCGGGGGCGCCGGGTCGATATGTCACGCTTTGAAGAGTTGATGGCAGAGCAGAGGCACCGCGCACGCAGTGCGAAATCTACAGAAGCCGTAGTTCAGTCAATCGGGAAGGTAGATGGAAGCCACAAGTCGGAGTTTGTTGGCTACGAGCAGACCACTCTGGAAGGGGCGCGAGTTATTGCATCGGACGAAGATGCGGGAGTCATCGTACTGGACCGGAGTCCTTTCTATGCGGAAAAAGGAGGACAGATTGGAGATACTGGAACACTTAATTTCGATGGTGAAGTGATCCAGGTGACAGACACGCAGATTGTGGGAAGTCAGATTACTCACAGGGTGGATCGCTTTCCATCGACGCTGAAGTGCCCAGTAACGGCTATCGTAGATGCAGAGCGTCGTCATCGAATTGCAAAGCATCATACGGCAACACACCTGATGCATGCCGCATTACGAGAGGTTCTAGGGCCTGGAGCAGAGCAGAGGGGGTCGCTAGTCGCAGAAGGACATCTACGGTTTGATTTCAATCACTATGAGCGGGTAAGTGTGGAGGATCTACGACGTGTCCAGGATCGGGTCAATGAGCAGATACAGCGAAATATTGCTGCGGAAATTGATCCAGAGGTTCCCTACAAAGAAGCATTGGCACGAGGGGCAACAGCACTCTTTGGAGAGAAGTATGGGGATGTGGTTCGCGTGGTCACGTTCGATCCAGCGTTCTCTGTAGAATTATGTGGGGGGACTCATGTGCAAGCCACGGGTGAAATAGGACTTTTCATATTGCAATCCGAAGGCTCGATTGCCACGGGGGTCCGCCGCGTTGAAGCCATAGCGGGAGTGGATGCAGTCGATATGGTGACTCGGGAGCGGACCTCACTGGAGCAAACCAGAAGGCAGTTCAGGGGATTAAAGCGCCCCGTGGAGGAGTCTGTGGCAGAGCTCCTTGAGGCGAATCGTCTCCTTCAGAAGGAGGTGGAAAAACTTCGTCATGAGCGACTTTCCGCGCAGTTGGATGGAGTACTAAACAGTATGGTCACCGTAGATGATATTCATTTGGCTACCGGGCAGATTGACGATGCAGATATGGATATGTTGCGGGCACAGGGGCAGGAGCTACGGCAGCGCCTGAATGCATCCAGTGTAGGGATCTTGGGTGCAAGGGATCCCGGTGGGCAAAAAGCTTATTTGGTGGCTGTTGTGACGGATGACTTATTATCCAAGGGCGTGAATGCAGGGAAGATAGCTGGTCACTTTGCGCGTCAAATTGGCGGTGGGGGCGGGGGCCGGCCGGAGCTTGCCACAGCGGGTGGACGAGAGCCTGAAAAGCTAGGTGCTGTGCTCGAGAATGCACCAGAGTTGATTCGCAGCGTATTGCCTGCATCGGCATAA
- a CDS encoding DUF4097 domain-containing protein — translation MYVHPKFIPAALTLIMIATSVQAQITLTPIDEKYAADEVRDLMVSVADADVTVNTSDVSTVEVQVTVEGDDRDKAMDYYEKQNFSVTLDRGTLHVNSKSERTRGTLYGWRNSVNIHVAINMPSNISSNIRTSDGDLVIGELTAGTTIVTSDGDIEAARLEGASVSVKTSDGDISILAASSEKIAIQTSDGDIEAGWLEGASISVRTSDGDLKLGDVAGDLQIQTSDGDIMIDSINGKLDAKTSDGDLAIGEVISSNAEVRTSDGEITIGTATGSLTLRTSDGDVALGLIDPENINVTISSGDALLTMPQNLPATLNIRAKDIEMDSFSNFSGDLDDSRVDGDLNGGGALIRVHISDGDVVMRAMEQ, via the coding sequence ATGTACGTACATCCCAAATTCATTCCGGCCGCCTTGACTTTGATCATGATAGCGACCTCGGTTCAGGCGCAAATCACGCTTACTCCAATTGACGAGAAATATGCTGCTGATGAAGTTCGTGACCTCATGGTTAGCGTTGCAGATGCCGATGTTACCGTCAATACATCCGATGTATCCACTGTTGAGGTACAGGTTACCGTGGAAGGTGACGACCGTGACAAAGCGATGGACTATTACGAGAAGCAAAATTTCAGTGTTACACTTGACCGTGGAACACTGCATGTGAATTCAAAAAGCGAAAGAACCCGTGGAACATTGTACGGCTGGCGTAACTCGGTAAATATTCATGTGGCGATCAACATGCCATCCAATATCTCCTCAAATATCCGCACATCTGATGGAGATCTAGTCATTGGTGAGTTAACCGCTGGAACGACAATTGTGACCAGTGATGGGGATATTGAGGCCGCACGGTTGGAAGGCGCCTCTGTCTCGGTTAAGACCAGTGATGGAGATATCAGCATTTTAGCTGCCTCCAGCGAAAAAATTGCAATACAGACGTCAGACGGAGATATTGAAGCTGGTTGGTTGGAAGGAGCTTCTATTTCGGTTAGAACCAGTGATGGCGATCTCAAATTGGGCGATGTTGCTGGTGACCTGCAGATTCAAACCTCTGATGGCGACATCATGATTGACTCCATCAACGGAAAATTGGACGCAAAAACATCCGACGGAGATCTCGCGATCGGTGAAGTCATCTCATCCAACGCAGAAGTGCGAACCTCTGATGGCGAGATAACCATTGGAACGGCTACTGGAAGCTTGACGCTCAGAACCAGTGATGGCGATGTGGCATTAGGGCTGATTGATCCCGAAAATATCAACGTGACGATCTCCTCTGGCGATGCACTCTTAACAATGCCGCAAAATCTGCCTGCCACACTGAATATCAGAGCAAAAGATATAGAGATGGACTCTTTTTCAAACTTCTCGGGAGACCTTGATGACTCACGAGTTGACGGGGACCTCAACGGTGGCGGAGCACTCATTCGAGTGCATATATCTGATGGTGATGTCGTCATGCGTGCGATGG